In the Deinococcus ficus genome, one interval contains:
- the rpmE gene encoding 50S ribosomal protein L31 → MKKDIHPKNVPCKIIYQGKVVMETLSTKPEIHVDVWSGVHPFWTGEERFVDTEGRVDKFNKRFGDSYRTKKK, encoded by the coding sequence ATGAAGAAAGACATCCACCCCAAGAACGTTCCTTGCAAGATCATCTACCAGGGCAAAGTCGTCATGGAGACCCTGAGCACCAAACCCGAGATTCACGTGGACGTCTGGAGCGGCGTGCACCCCTTCTGGACCGGCGAAGAGCGCTTCGTGGACACCGAAGGCCGCGTGGACAAGTTCAACAAGCGCTTCGGCGACAGCTACCGCACCAAGAAGAAGTAA
- a CDS encoding DUF4388 domain-containing protein: protein MVRGDLTIFPLLSVMQMLLASGKAGKLSVTHPRGGDFWVDAGDIVHAQYGPMKGEPALQVLASLDGGIFTFEPNVAAPDRTLSLRREVALTHMLFDQDGWAEVLKVFPEWTSTLRFSARWSEAQPVTQQQYRALRMVTPGVSIRGMLERLAFRPAGDPSTLKPRELLDTLRPFVQAGLVEVVPA, encoded by the coding sequence ATGGTGCGTGGTGACCTGACCATCTTTCCGCTGCTGTCCGTCATGCAGATGCTGCTTGCCAGCGGCAAGGCCGGGAAACTCAGCGTGACGCACCCCCGCGGCGGCGACTTCTGGGTGGACGCCGGCGACATCGTGCACGCCCAGTACGGGCCCATGAAGGGCGAACCGGCCCTGCAGGTCCTGGCGAGCCTGGACGGCGGGATCTTCACGTTCGAGCCGAACGTCGCCGCGCCGGACCGCACCCTGAGCCTGCGGCGCGAGGTGGCGCTGACGCACATGCTGTTCGACCAGGACGGCTGGGCGGAGGTGCTGAAGGTCTTCCCGGAGTGGACCTCCACCCTGCGCTTCAGCGCCCGCTGGTCCGAGGCGCAGCCGGTCACGCAGCAGCAATACCGCGCGCTGCGCATGGTGACGCCCGGCGTGAGCATCCGCGGCATGCTCGAACGCCTCGCCTTCCGGCCCGCCGGGGACCCCTCGACCCTCAAACCCCGCGAGCTGCTGGACACCCTGCGGCCCTTCGTGCAGGCCGGGCTGGTCGAGGTCGTCCCGGCATGA
- a CDS encoding ADP-ribosylglycohydrolase family protein → MPTPEASPPTPLSVLLSLAAADALGAATEFKTPEVIQARYGQSVTTYQPGSVFGFAPGEATDDTQMTVATLIGYARGEGRPGVWAALQDWLATGPPDVGGLTRAALRHSSPDGGVQAWTDSGFQSAGNGGLMRVAAVWLAGFRADALDRESAVVTAFTHADPRCVYASVVLTALLEALAGGEGLDAAARQAMSRMDRLDARRTLLDAGLLGVDSIEANAAFRERDRAARAEVRARVQSGLDGHVASQSGFVLDTLEAALAHARAGSWLDGVQPAVLLGDDSDTVACVTGAILGARGLSVPGHLLPDLRIGHSWLGWQRDWAATQHLPGLLACLPTPA, encoded by the coding sequence GTGCCGACGCCCGAAGCCTCCCCGCCCACCCCCCTGAGCGTGCTGCTGTCCCTGGCGGCCGCCGACGCCCTGGGCGCCGCCACCGAATTCAAGACGCCCGAGGTGATCCAAGCCCGGTACGGCCAGAGCGTCACGACCTACCAGCCGGGCAGCGTGTTCGGCTTCGCGCCCGGCGAGGCGACCGACGACACCCAGATGACCGTGGCCACCCTGATCGGCTATGCCCGGGGAGAGGGAAGACCGGGCGTGTGGGCGGCCCTGCAGGACTGGCTGGCGACCGGCCCGCCCGACGTGGGCGGCCTGACGCGCGCCGCCCTGCGGCACTCCTCCCCGGACGGCGGCGTGCAGGCCTGGACCGACAGCGGGTTTCAGAGCGCCGGGAACGGCGGCCTGATGCGCGTGGCGGCGGTGTGGCTGGCGGGGTTCCGCGCGGACGCGCTGGACCGTGAGTCGGCGGTCGTGACCGCCTTCACCCACGCCGATCCGCGCTGCGTGTACGCCTCGGTGGTGCTCACGGCCCTGCTGGAGGCGCTGGCGGGCGGTGAGGGCCTGGACGCCGCGGCCCGGCAGGCCATGAGTCGGATGGACCGGCTGGATGCGCGCCGGACCCTGCTGGACGCCGGCCTGCTGGGCGTGGACAGCATCGAGGCAAACGCCGCCTTCCGCGAACGCGACCGCGCGGCCCGCGCCGAGGTGCGCGCCCGCGTGCAGTCCGGCCTGGACGGGCACGTCGCGTCGCAGAGCGGGTTCGTGCTGGACACCCTGGAAGCCGCCCTGGCCCACGCCCGCGCCGGGTCCTGGCTGGACGGCGTGCAGCCGGCCGTGCTGCTCGGCGACGACAGCGACACGGTCGCCTGCGTGACCGGCGCCATTCTCGGCGCGCGCGGCCTGAGCGTCCCCGGCCACCTGCTGCCGGACCTGCGTATCGGGCACAGCTGGCTCGGCTGGCAGCGCGACTGGGCGGCCACGCAGCACCTGCCCGGCCTGCTGGCCTGCCTGCCCACACCGGCCTGA